From the Juglans regia cultivar Chandler unplaced genomic scaffold, Walnut 2.0 Scaffold_674, whole genome shotgun sequence genome, the window CCGAGGGGTCCATTACCCAAACTAAACAGAACCAACGCTGAGATCAAATATGGTCTAGTTAGCCTAACGTAGCAATGCAAGGAACCTTTCTAACTCATTTATAGCATAAATTAAAGCAAGTATCACAGGGTATTACATTCATGTGAGGGCCATGACTATACTAATTGACATTACTAAAAGTAAAGATTGAATCCAACATCCTAATTAAAGATCTCAAAGGGACCTAGCAAGCACATCCAATAAATTTTGACAGGCAAAAGGCACAATTTACAAAGCTCCAGAAATCATCAAAACTTacttattacatttataaagtCATTAATACATGAAGAAGTGGATAACATCCAAAGACTCCAAACTGTTGGAAGGGGGCATAATTTTCATGTGCGTTCTAGAATTTCTAAAATGcaattaaaaatgatttcaaaaatctcaacaagctcattttattaaaatgcatCTAACGTTCCCAACCAAGTAGTTATTTTGGAGGAAAAAAAGTTGTTAAACCAGCCCCACAACTTTACGTTTCCATATATGTCATCTACATACCAGATTACCAGCTTAAGCTGTTATAATCTCTATTTTCACAACCACAAAACCGAAATCCACAATATATTGTCAACTTAAATAGATAACAAAAATCAAGTAGCACAGGTGAAGGAAAAGGGATTCTACCCAATATACCTGACACTCACCTAATGACCCATGTATGGTGGACCGCTGCCTGGGTGAGGCCTAACAGCACCGCTCTGCCCCATTTGTGGGTTCTGATATCCACCCTGCATCAGCTGCTGGTTCCCATAGCTCCCTCCAGCCTGATTCCCATATCCTGCCGGTGGTCCTGCCTGGTTCACAGGGGCGCCACCGAGACCACCAAGCAGATTACCAAGCCCCAAACCAGCTCCCTGGGTGGCAAGCAATGTAGTCAAGGCCTGACCAAGCACCGGGTTCAGACCCTGTGTCGGATTGAAGCCTACCGCGGGTCCCGACGGTGCCATCAAATGTCCATGGCCAGGGCCACTCCCACCGGGCGCGGAATACTTATTCTTCTCCTTTCTAGAATGGTAATGCGATTGGTGATGATGAGGAAAGGGTGCTTGTTGGTGATAATGTTTTGGCTTTGGACCATCAATAGCCTTCTGACAATGCAAAGTAAGCCCCTCAAAGGTCTTGTGCGGCTCTTCCAAAGCCTTCTTCGCACTATCTGTGTTCTTGTACACGAAAAGCGCAAAACCCTTAGGCTTCCCAGTCTGCTTATCGAGCCCCAATGGGCCGTCCTCAATCTCCCCATATTGCCTAAAGAATTCCAGTAGCTTATTAGGATCGACCTCGGCCGATACATTGCTCACAAAAATCTTCCGCTGGGTGTACTCCGAGACCGGAGGGGTCACAGGCGGTGGGGCTGGGACGGGTCCGGAGGAGGCCAGTTGGCATGAGGTGGTGCGATTGCCAATCTGCTTCTGAGGCTGTCGGAGGGCCTTGCGGGCCCCGCTGCGGTGCTTGAAAAGGATAAATGCATAGCCTTTGGATTTGCCGGAGACGCGGTCTGTGACAGCCTTGCAATCCTCGATCTCACCGTACCTACCAAAGACGGAGATTAGGTTTTCGGCCGTGGTGTCCCAGCCGAGGCCATGGACGAAGATCTTGCGGTGGGCCGGATCGGCGTCAGCCAGCTCGCGCACACTTTCGATCAAGTCCGGATGCTTGTTCACTGCCTTTTTGACGAGGGTTAGAAGCTGTTCCTTCGAGAAGGGCTCCAGAAGGTTCTCCACGGGTTCCTCGtcatcgtcttcttcttcttcctcctcaacttcctcctcctcctcctcctcctcctcttcttcctttACCTCGGTTCCATTTTCTGTTACGGGTTGGGCTTCTTTGGAGGCATCTAGGTTTTCGTGCTCTTCTTGCTCTCCTACCTCATCTTTAACTCGTACTTCTTGTTGTTCCTGTTCCAGGGGCTCCTCGTGTTCCTCTTCTTTGGAATCATCAACAGCCATGTCCTCTTGTTGCTCCTGGGGAGCGTCTCCATCCTGGTTTGGCTCTGGCTTGGGCTGGAGTTGTTCCTCTTCAACTGGTACAGGTACCTCTTGTGACTGTCCTTCTTGCGGTTCGGCTTCGGGGGCTTTGGTGGGCTCGGGGTCAGAAGATCGCAGCTTTCGCTTCTTGGCCATGGCGGAGAAATTAGGGGTTTTCCTTCTTAAAATCTAGGGTTTGAGATGGGAGGGGACAGACTGGAGTGTTCACCCTATCGCTAACCCTCGTGTGGATTTTAAAGGGTCGGACCGGGCTGGACTCCTCTACTGCCCATTTCATTATATTGGGCTTGAGACCTTTGAAACTACACTTCAAATAACATATACGTTACATGTATACgaggaaaattaaaaattaaataaaatattattataatattatttttttatattatttttattttaaaatttaaaaaaattaaattatttattatattttatataaaaaattgataaaattataataattatataaaataagataaaataaaatagtttaattttgtataactaAACTAACtctaaatgatttttcttgtaattgtgTGCTAACAATTTTgcccttgaaattaattaacatttcgtttatttttacaattcatcttattttatcttataattataatttttttaaatttttatataaaataaaataaataatttaattttttaaaattttaaaataaaaataatatttaaaaaatattttataataatattttatttaatttttaattttaattttaatttatttcatcttatcttatctacaAAATCAACCTAGGCCTAATATTATCCATCGTCTCAATTCTAAAGCGGattaattttttagatgattttattgtcCTTCCGGgatatttttatctttacatCGTGAAAATACTATTCTGTGCCTGATAAATCAATGATCTGTCCAGATCTGTGAAAGGCTTTCCGTGAATTcgacatctcagctcatctcactactattcattactattcaacaactttaactcacaaatttcactactattcacaactcatctcattactattcacaatctatctcaactcatatcaagtcatcttcgaatccaaacgtctcttaATCTTAATTCTCTTTGTGTGGCAGTCATCTTGTAGGGTGAGAGACCAACGATGGTAATACATGGCACTGTTCGTGAATTCGACACAATTACAATACAAAacaagtgattttaaattttatataaagcGTAgtttgatagtgagatgaaatgaaataattttagataaaaattaaaagttgaataaaatattattataatattatttttttaatattattattatttaaaaattttaaaaaaaattaaattatttattatattttatgtagaaatttgaaaaaattgtaataataagatgagatgaaatgagataaaacactctCACCATCCAAACGGAGACTAAATgagtttgagttaaaaaaaatcgatccgataaaatatgattaataaattaattaattgcgaATCAACTCACAAAAATCTGCCATCAATTAGTATAGCacaaataaattctattttcaaattttgtaaatgtttagttttaaatgtcTTTATATCTCgaattattaaactttttttaacatataattttattttatgaaaatattaattttttatatctggttggtttggatattcatcgtacaatattttatcatgaattcaattgtaattatgaatattttatataattatctttgtattatatataaaattatattaattgtgttaaaaaataaatttaccgATAAACTCAATCCTATGAAATGGGTTGAAAATGGTTAAACAAGTTGTGTCTAgattaatccaataaaaatttattaattaaacgGATTATCTGGGTTGTGTCATATCACCcgctatttatataaattatgttaGAACTTGATTAATCTAGCACAATTTAATGAGACATATTCAGATTAATCTACATAATTTAATTGTCATAACTTGATACGACACAGAACAACCTTCAAACATAACTTGCCACCTCTAAAATGCTCTAACCATGAGAGGAGACCAACAATAACCGCTTTAACATTTCAGTCTTTTTCTCCCTTCCCCCATCAGACGGTGCATGCAGAGAGTGAGTACATGTATGTTTTACAAAATTAGTTTATAatctattcttttaatttctcgtgtttttaatttttttttatttgttctgtgttttaatttttaattttgttaatatataaaacctgtatctttattttattttatgagcaATGATAAGTTTACGAGATATTCACGGGTTAAAGTACATGAACTCGTATTGCCACGTCATCTaatgcataataaactcaattgaaaaattttactcatcattattatattagacatttatttttatttttattttttttagtaaatatatggtatataaataatgagtagaagaactcatcATAACTTATCACTTTAACAGTCTAATTATTTTACAATGAGTTTAAAATCCCAAATTTTAGAAGCAAGTTCTTAAaaatcttaataataataattttaaaacaagatcGAGACACCATTCTGACCACTACCATTAGAGATAATTGGAACAATCACTAAGAAAATTAATTCGACCATTGCACGACTACCACCAATCGCTACTTGGAGTGATGGCTAGAGGTTGTGGAAAAACATCACCGGAGCCAGATTCGACACCAATGTGAGTGGATCTAAAACTCAAAATGATCGTATTAACGACGTGTTTCGCACACAAGTTACTAGGTTCAATAACCTGCAACAAAGCAAGGTGATGGCTCGGGGTTATGAGTaacctctgatgcctaagtcagtgttccttttccttttgggagAATTTAAGTAAAACAAGTGAGCATAAGCTAATTCTAACCTGAGGTTTGGCTTTNNNNNNNNNNNNNNNNNNNNNNNNNNNNNNNNNNNNNNNNNNNNNNNNNNNNNNNNNNNNNNNNNNNNNNNNNNNNNNNNNNNNNNNNNNNNNNNNNNNNatttaaatttctcttaatttaaattagtttgtgggttttaaaattattgtatttttggatttaattattttattttacttagtcactgtgtttaaatttattttatttaaaacagtTGTGTTGGTTAGAATTTTGTGACCTAAGTTGTGAGttttagacctcatttattttccttcatttttcttttccactttctttttctcttttcttttttttttcttctttctttttttttttctttccttctttccttttccGGAACTGCTcctcccgcgcgcgacccagcccctctctctcactccgtCCGATCCTTCTCTCCCGCAGCCCGCCACCATGTGCCTCTTTCTGGCAACACCGCCAAGCCCAcagccttccccaccctccggcgaccatctccctccaatctcagcccctctcgcgttgccgtttgcccccacgcgcaacactatgccgcggtgttccttgtgctcgtgcgccgccgtcgcgccaccatcggccaccatttcttcaccacttcatcatcgacctcctagcaacctaatgcacccatccttggctccgatctgtcaccggtgaaacccatctatctccatctcagATTCGtgctttttggccttcaaccgccgcccacgccgccacccacgacaaaccaccaccaccactagattcaccgacatccctaggccctaccctatcaatctcgggtcttcgttcacacccgttcaaaagtgggtttctaagacccacggccacaatgcatttcgcactgttttgttgctgcattGCCGTTTCTAGCActtccgtgatctttcaaaaattatattttagcattgtaagtatttttctcgaagaacttttgagatttaaatgtattttcgcacaaactcatatttactgtgaattgattggttgtgccggactgagtccgaggagtcagggggtcggttggattggatgatggagttgtttgtgtgattagGTTATGCCATGAAATTTATTggctgtttcggatttaaatattggtgttttgagtttgacgttggtcatggtggatattagtattttttttaggaagtggtgatatattttagaattataagggttttaagttttgagaaattaagatagattgttttagaagcttaggcttaaatatggaaatccgtgattgattgaaaacttacggaaattatgtgattattttaataggtgacgatttatagtcgactcgacattttttaggaaaattttgaaaagctaagaagtccaggtaagcggggttcatatactagttttgcataaaataaataaaaggaggttgactttgagaataaatgtgtttattttctttttgaaagagataatctgaaaacaacctcagatgtttattctacatatgcataaattctatataagagaaagtgtttttctatcatgactggtgtagacatgagctagttttgtgcattttatttctgaactatgtaaaagagcgaatatgaaaatctagaagttttgttatgaacaaatgagaatattttgtttatgtttatctcgaacatgtgaaatgatctgaaacttttcagtattttgttttgaaatgatgtgACATCCGagaaccttggcatgaagttctgattctgtatatgattatAATctgattttcgatgaaatctgttctgtttctgttaaggcccagccacgggcataatggtggtttataaccctaccacgggggtgaaacatgaaaaatggcccagccacgggtataatggtggtttataaccctaccacaggggtgaaacatggaatatggcccagccatggatataatggtggtttataaccctaccactggtgtaatacccagctccttcttcttacgtacgcttctctctttctgacgtatgtttcgtcttgatgacgtaagcaaatcccgaaggcagagattatgtgatcatctgcctttctcactaccgactgtgagtcacgttatgcgtgtcgaaccatgatagcgtatctcgaaagatatcgtgtgacttcaagggcacgcccagtgttttaatattattattaaaatgatttcaattatttaagatattatgagatttaaattatgttgagaacttttattaaataaatggtttaacccttttaaatatgttaagtgagacttcatcattctattaatgacgaagaatattattttataaactaaagttagtttaaaataatacctaccttaattcctctaagtgcttttaattaaattaatgttttacgcatcttcaaatcagtgttttaattattcgtcgttagatcgtcgtgtagacccccagacgaaaggactgggttaaatacccagacccctctctttccctcccaTTTCcccgtaactctctctctcctccctctctcattcggcgtacGAGGTACGCATCTCCTCCACGCCGAAGCCTTCCAACGCACAGCTCGGCATCGCCATgcgtcgccaggccacaccgccGACACCACCAGCTGCTTCTCACGCCGGCGAGCTCAACCATGCCAACCCCTCCACCTcacgctccctcttcctctcccttcgaAGTGTGAAGCCCAAATGGGCTTAGTGCgtgtagcgccgccgtgcgccgccctccaacgccaccactccctcgacgagctcctctcccaccggccatcatcctccaccgaagccagctCCTATGAtgcagtcctccccctccttccacgtcaagtacccgaaatgggtctctaaccCATTTCCCACCGTGCGCCGCCATACGCGTGTAAGGCCCCCACGTCTAGTTGCCTCAAGGGGGGCAGCACAAGCCCTAGCCATGGAGGGTACTAgcaccttggctagcccacagCCATGCCTTCacagcatgcgggctagcgaggCTAGCAAGCACACGGCAGCGCGCGCAGCACAAGTCAGCGCGTGCAGACGCGCAGCACAGGCCAGCGCGCACAGGCGCGCAGCACAGGCCCGCGCGCACATGCGCGCAGCACCAGGCGCCCCAGCGGGCCGCACGCCCAGGCACTTCGCAGTGCGCAGGCCCATGCGCACACCAGTGGGCCGCAGGGCCCTGCGCGCACCCATGCGCCACACAGACCAGCCAGTCCGCCCGCGCGCGCGCACGACCAGGCTGACCATGCCGCGCACCCGCATAGCCTTGGTTCCTCCTGCCGCACGCTAGCACGCCCATGCCAGCACGCCCACGCCCATCCTGCAGCGCACCAGCGAGGCTAGTGGCACGTCCCATggcgtgccatccagcgcacggctccagcccgtgccatgcggagcaggccagtggcatgccatccaggcgtgccatccagcgcacggctccagcccgtgccatgcagCCAACGCCCAAGCCAACCACATGGGCCATGCCGAACCAACCAACATGCAACCACTTGACCCACCTTGGGTCCGTGCATGTCACACCATGGTTTAGTTCATGGCtcccttttatttgttttacttatttagtcctttgattatttgttatttacttTGAAGGGACCATTTtagggtttccaagttgtaacctATAAATAGGACCACTAGTCATTACATTcccatcttttggcaaaactcttagagagagaacattgtttgagagatcatctTCGGTGCAAGAGCACTTGGGCAATTTGGGTGCAATCCGTGAAtcccaaattgatttatcattttatgtagTTTAATCATTCCTTGTGCAATACGTGAATCAAGGCTTGATTGTTCATGTGTTCTTTgtgttattttagtttatttaagAGCAATAGTATTCTATAAATTGTTCTTGGAGTTCCACAtttgttcttgaagttcttcattatttttggtCTCTCAATCCATGTGAATCCACATTTCGACTATAACAagtgttagtcaactttccataagttgcCCTAACCCTTTTTGGTTGTCATAGCCGAATTGCATCACTTGGTAGGTCAAATCCCATTCGGCCAACTATTGCCTTATTGGGACTTGCCTAGCCGCCACCCAACATTCCTTTTGCATCCCTCAtaattaggaaactttcctaattcCCATACTACCctatttcggcaaccctagctaCCATCTACCATACCCTACTTGGGAACCCTAGCCGCCACCTCACTTACCACTTTGagacaaaccctagccgccacacATACATTCCATAGTgagctaaccctagccgccaactACCTTCCTAATTTGGCCAAACCTAGCTGCCCATTTCCGTACCCTTTTGGGTAGCCCTAGCCGCACACATCCGTACCCACTTGGATAAACCCTAGCCACCATTATCCCTTACCATTTCGGGAAACCCTACTATACCTCATAGCCGTGCATCACCCATCACCCTACCCTACACTTACATCATCCAACCctaatatcatttatcatttctaGCCGAaatacatattttcatattgacacattggtcatcttgacctacattggacgtggaccaagcaagagaaggacttggactcggtcacctcaaggttactattggcttagcaaggcaagtgtttagggactagaccggggtccctaacaacgcggccacccacgaccaccatgcgacgccatggacctcctctccctttccccgagctcctccacgtgacccatggccagaaaccccctcctctaCCTCACGGGTTCCCCTCTCACGCACGCACGgattgcacgccgtgcaccgccacccacagctggtaaccaccaccatcagcctcctcaggccgccaccaagccaacccgacctccattggccccaatctgccacccacgagagcacactctctctcactctcccacggcttctcctccatggaatggccagatctgccaccgtggcgccaccttgacgccaccacgagattcaccacacctcctttagccaagccctaggtctaaaccatcactttatgtgatgggtaatcactgcacgtgatggacagtcactacgtgtgattgaccgccactgtacatggctagatctgccgtgttatgcccctcgccatcatcacaaggccatcacgagcctttccaagaccacacctagctatccaaacacctaaacagtcaccgtacgtgagttagccgccacgtacgactcctccgacatcatcggctatgacaaTCAGCAAGCAACGaacgggttatcccgtcaatggtataactctctatccctcgtaattatgttagatattgattggttgactaggttgtggactgtgctgttagtatttgtggagttgtggcattgtgatgaagtgttgggcattttgtgtagtgaagtgttgggcttatatgtgttgtatggaggtgcattgtgccgtgtagggtactgtgatgtgttgggtgtagatgggaagtgttgtggactgtgccatgtagtgtgattgggaaatatgtgctgtaatggtggcacgGTATATGTAGAATAGATACgatgcacactgagtgtactctgtactctgtgtgcatgtggcgtgttatgtatgtagggagtacaaatggaatgtactccatgtgatggtgagatgcaccatatggcgggtacgccataatggtgacatgcAGTgaagtgtatgaagggagtacgatgggtgtactttgtgtggggtatagtatatgtgaggagtacacgtggagtgtactctatgtggtagagtaatgcaccatgtggcggatatgccataatggtgatgtggcatatgggatAGGAATAGTACACgttgtgtgtactttatgtgtggcgtaatgtgagacaaggagagtatatgtaaaatataccctcttggcGTATCGTGGAACgagatgagtacaagtggagtgtactcagtggcgtagtgcgtgtaagaggagtacatgtagaatgtactttatgtggtggacgatgcaccatatggcgtgtatgccatattggtgatgtggtatgtatgtggagagtgcatgtggaatgtactccatgagattctgcgatgcaccatatggcgtgtataccatagtggtgatgtggcgtgttgtatatgtggggagtacaaatgggatgtactccatgagatggtgagatacaccatatggcgtgtatgccatagtggtgatgtgtcatagtgtgtataaagggagtatacgaggagtgtactccatgtgatataatgatgtaccatatggcgggtatgccatagtggtgatatggtgtgtatggatggagtgcatgtggaatgcactccatatgattggggatgcaccatatggcgtgtaggccatagtggtgatggagcgtatgtaaagggagtacgagtggaacgtactccctgtgatggagtgatgtaccatatggtaggtatgccataatggtgatgtggtgtgtatgaagggagtatacgtggagtgtactccacgtagcagcgacactaCGTGTgacgtgtcgtagagataatgatggttatgtgatttatgggcgtggaatgtgatggatagtgtcgggaactgtggaacagtgtcccgaagtagttatggcgtagcttGTAGTCTGAGATGACAAGTGTCACTGCAATGGACTTATAGCTAAAAGTATGCGTGAAAGTATCAgagcaagtataagagtgcgcagcggaagcatggctgaggaatgtcacgaagtgacatgaccactgacagtcgtgcttgtgatgggtgaagtagtggaataagtgtaagagtacgcagcggaagcatgactgggcaacgtcacgaagtgacgtggttattggaagtcatgcttatgatgggtgaagtgttgaagtgtagaaatggcgaaatgggaacgtgacgagatgtcacgatgtgaagggagtacgtgaggaaccgtactcgtgatgagtcaggagtgatgaagtagaatgctaggtaacacgacaaggtcacagtgtagcactggagcaatctcgggctatataacgtgacatgaaacatAGTTAtggatggagtcttgtcgtgttaagtgttgggatgaactatcaagAGGGACGGGTAgtgtgaagagtcatgctagccgggttaagggaagattggtatcggagtatggcccttgtccctacgagcaggtgatcaacgtgtgatatatgttgatcttaggtgataaaggggtaaggtacctgtgtaacatggtgagagacacgtgccggacggattcactatatgtaatgggtaatctgtcatgagcatagttgcacggtgcttaagcctcagagttggcttagagccatgtgtctttatggataggaatgaggatttagtgtgggccaagatgcatgaagatagtgacggatgcatcgttaggattgagatgtgtgattccatcggtcggaatcatgcgtcgaatgtggttgtaagaagagtaagacgaatgtcctagtgtcttaatcctaaggtgaataaggggtccACTTTAGTAGATGAGCACTCGAGaaaagactttgagttggaagttgtggtgaccgtaagtggtcctcgaagggtttaatatagtgaagggcacgtaagtgcacgggatagaaggagagtgttctaagtatagtgtagttctatttatagtttaagttacttatgcattagatatagaatgatgctaaggttatgtgtatgcatgtaggttgccatctgacaagcacgtgaatggactgaatgacatgcaagtagcatggagtccaggtaagtgttacgttcatactcttctagagttatcaaagatacaagaaacgcttttcctttaaaatgctcacgaaaagactaaagatgttttaagaaagaaaatgctaaatgttcaaaagtataagtatgtacggcccctccttggcagcccctttttacgcacccaaagtattaattgtatacatgtgaatggatgactatacgctgtatctattgtatgtattttctaagaaaagtccataaactgatgaagatgcatgaaagcagatgctttcgtgaatcctacgaaccgacgctctcatgtgcaccacgaggtgatgctcgcggatgccatgattgacgacgttcaaggtgacgcttataggatgccacggaagctgacgcttaagcccatgtatgttctttgttaaaggGAAGAtagagttgaaatgaaattgaaaaagaaaacggaaagaccattttcgggcttactcCCCAAACGATACCTTCTcacaaaaagaaatgttttctcatgaaaagaaaggactgtaaaatgaaagaaagaactgaatgaaagcttcagctccttcgagctgacatgaacgaatgaaagaaagaaagaaatgaaagcatgaatgtatgaagacacgtaacggccacatgacatgaatgaaagggtatcgatgaatgggcagattgcaataccgggtaagtagcgctggaagtgcacccagtgctgccccctatgaaaaaggggttcccaacccgtggccacgggcggaatccgggtccaaaggaagaccgctaaccccaaacacacggggcgtaattgtgtgtactggcctatgaaagcgataagaaagaatggatgtacacACGCATGCACGAACGCACGaacgcacatgtatgcacaagagcacgggctctttaagaaatgaaggcactgacgggggaaacgttttacgacgaAAAagcctttttaaagtaaaaccccgtaaAGCGACTCTTGACGAAATGAAGGTACTGAcaggggacacgttttaaatagaggaaagcctttcgaa encodes:
- the LOC108998772 gene encoding UBP1-associated protein 2B-like, producing MAKKRKLRSSDPEPTKAPEAEPQEGQSQEVPVPVEEEQLQPKPEPNQDGDAPQEQQEDMAVDDSKEEEHEEPLEQEQQEVRVKDEVGEQEEHENLDASKEAQPVTENGTEVKEEEEEEEEEEEVEEEEEEDDDEEPVENLLEPFSKEQLLTLVKKAVNKHPDLIESVRELADADPAHRKIFVHGLGWDTTAENLISVFGRYGEIEDCKAVTDRVSGKSKGYAFILFKHRSGARKALRQPQKQIGNRTTSCQLASSGPVPAPPPVTPPVSEYTQRKIFVSNVSAEVDPNKLLEFFRQYGEIEDGPLGLDKQTGKPKGFALFVYKNTDSAKKALEEPHKTFEGLTLHCQKAIDGPKPKHYHQQAPFPHHHQSHYHSRKEKNKYSAPGGSGPGHGHLMAPSGPAVGFNPTQGLNPVLGQALTTLLATQGAGLGLGNLLGGLGGAPVNQAGPPAGYGNQAGGSYGNQQLMQGGYQNPQMGQSGAVRPHPGSGPPYMGH